In Quercus lobata isolate SW786 chromosome 12, ValleyOak3.0 Primary Assembly, whole genome shotgun sequence, a genomic segment contains:
- the LOC115971601 gene encoding acetate/butyrate--CoA ligase AAE7, peroxisomal translates to MGQDIDDLPKNAANFTALTPLWFLDRAALAHPDKTSLLHGSLRYTWRDTYNRCRRLASSLSKHSVGLGSTVAVIAPNVPALYEAHFGIPMAGAVLNAVNIRLNASTIGFLLGHSLAAVVMVDQEFFGLAEEALKIWAEKSRSFKPPLLIVIGDKNCDPNGLKYALGRGAIEYEKFLEAGDPEFAWKPPEDEWQSISLGYTSGTTASPKGVVLHHRGAYIMAMSNPLIWEMNDRPVYLWTLPMFHCNGWCFPWTLAAICATSICLRQVRAKEIYSAIAKHGVTHFCAAPVVLNSIVNAPPEETILPLPRTVHVMTAGAAPPPSVLLSMTEKGFRVTHTYGLSETYGPSTVCVWKPEWDSLPPVTQARLNARQGVRYVGLECVDVVDSKTMQPVPADGTTVGEIVFRGNIVMKGYLKNPKANEEAFANGWYHSGDLAVKHQDGYIEIKDRAKDIIISGGENISSVEVENALYLHPAIFEVSVVARPDERWGESPCAFVTLKPNVDKSDEQRLAKDILTFCKSKLPAYWIPKSVIFGPLPKTATGKIQKHLLRAKVKEMGPVRNSKL, encoded by the exons atgggtcAAGACATAGACGATTTGCCAAAAAATGCAGCCAACTTCACAGCTTTGACACCGCTTTGGTTTTTGGACAGAGCTGCTTTGGCTCACCCCGACAAAACTTCACTCCTCCATGGATCTCTACGCTACACGTGGCGTGACACTTACAACCGTTGCCGTCGATTggcctcttctctctctaaacacTCCGTCGGCCTCGGTTCCACG GTAGCCGTAATTGCACCAAATGTCCCAGCCCTGTATGAAGCTCATTTTGGAATTCCAATGGCTGGAGCTGTTCTAAATGCTGTAAATATTCGTCTAAATGCATCAACCATTGGTTTCCTTCTTGGTCATTCATTAGCTGCAGTAGTGATGGTGGATCAAGAGTTTTTTGGCTTAGCAGAAGAAGCTTTGAAAATCTGGGCAGAGAAAAGCAGAAGTTTCAAGCCCCCACTTCTGATTGTCATAGGTGACAAAAACTGTGACCCCAATGGACTCAAATATGCTTTAGGAAGAGGGGCTATTGAATATGAGAAATTCCTGGAAGCTGGTGATCCTGAGTTTGCTTGGAAACCACCAGAGGATGAGTGGCAGAGCATTTCTTTGGGTTATACATCTGGTACTACTGCTAGTCCTAAGGGGGTGGTGTTACATCACAGGGGGGCATATATCATGGCTATGAGTAATCCTCTTATCTGGGAGATGAATGACAGACCTGTATACCTATGGACTCTGCCCATGTTCCATTGCAATGGTTGGTGTTTCCCTTGGACTCTTGCTGCTATTTGTGCAACAAGCATATGCCTTCGCCAG GTTAGGGCTAAGGAAATCTATTCAGCCATAGCCAAACATGGCGTGACACACTTTTGTGCTGCTCCTGTGGTTCTCAACAGCATAGTTAATGCTCCACCTGAAGAAACTATCCTTCCCCTCCCTCGTACTGTTCATGTAATGACAGCTGGTGCAGCCCCTCCCCCTTCTGTCCTCCTTTCAATGACTGAAAAAGGCTTCCGTGTCACACACACTTATGGTCTCTCAGAAACCTATGGCCCCTCCACTGTTTGTGTGTGGAAGCCTGAGTGGGACTCACTACCCCCTGTAACCCAAGCCCGTCTAAATGCACGCCAAGGTGTTCGGTATGTTGGTTTAGAGTGCGTAGATGTTGTTGACTCTAAAACAATGCAACCTGTTCCTGCTGATGGAACTACAGTTGGGGAGATAGTATTCCGGGGTAATATTGTGATGAAGGGCTACTTAAAGAACCCAAAAGCAAATGAGGAGGCTTTTGCAAATGGGTGGTACCATTCGGGAGATCTTGCTGTAAAGCATCAAGATGGATATATAGAAATTAAAGATAGGGCCAAAGACATCATTATATCTGGAGGTGAAAACATCAGTAGTGTGGAGGTAGAAAATGCTTTATACTTGCACCCAGCAATTTTTGAGGTATCAGTGGTGGCAAGGCCGGATGAGAGGTGGGGTGAGTCTCCTTGTGCTTTTGTGACATTGAAGCCTAATGTAGATAAATCGGATGAGCAGCGTTTGGCAAAAGATATACTAACGTTCTGCAAATCTAAGTTGCCTGCTTATTGGATACCAAAGTCGGTTATATTTGGACCATTACCAAAGACAGCTACTGGGAAGATACAGAAGCATTTGCTGAGGGCCAAGGTAAAAGAGATGGGGCCTGTCAGGAATAGTAAGCTATAG